The DNA segment CGTTGGAAGATTGAAGGGGGCTGCTCCTAGTACGAGAGGACCGGAGTGGACGAACCTCTGGTGTTCGGGTTGTGTCGCCAGACGCATTGCCCGGTAGCTAAGTTCGGAATCGATAACCGCTGAAAGCATCTAAGCGGGAAGCGAGCCCTGAGATGAGTCTTCCCTGGCACTTTAAGTGTCCTAAAGGGTTGTTCGAGACTAGAACGTTGATAGGCAGGGTGTGTAAGCGTTGTGAGGCGTTGAGCTAACCTGTACTAATTGCCCGTGAGGCTTAACCATACAACACCCAAGGGGTTTTGATGGACTCAAAGCCAAGAATATTGAATGTGTGCACATTAACTTTTAAAAGCTTTCCGAATTAAGAATTTGCTTGGCGACCATAGCATTGTGGACCCACCTGATTTCCATGCCGAACTCAGAAGTGAAACGCAATAGCGCCGATGGTAGTGTGGGGTTTCCCCATGTGAGAGTAGGACATCGCCAGGCTTTGAACAACATCGAACTAAAGCAGTCGAGTAAGACTTTAGTGAGATTACATATTGTGGAGAGATGGCTGAGTGGTTGAAAGCACCGGTCTTGAAAACCGGCATACGTTAATAGCGTATCTAGGGTTCAAATCCCTATCTCTCCGCCACATTAAAAAGCTCGCTAAGTAATTAGCGGGCTTTTTACTATTTTCGGTTTCGTACTGAAGTGAAAAGCGACTATCTCCACTCTTCATTTTTGGGTCGGAATTGCACAACTTCCGCCTCTTTTACTTCTTCATACTCTCCGCAAAGCGCTTCACGAAACTTCTGAAACTGACACAATAGCTCTTTTCGCAATAAAACATTGGCATGAATTGGGTTTTTACTTTGACTGATCACGAGATCGATGTGGCTTTGCTGCGCTCTTAAACGCGGCTGCATGTCTGGTGACGCTGACTCTATGCAGGCATTACACATGTTAGCTTTCAGTTCATCGAAAGCCTCTGGGTTATCTTTGGCAAGTAGCACCAATTCATCAAAAGATGGAAGTTGTTGGTAGTGGGCGGACTCGGTTGTCATAGCTTCACTCCTTAAAGCGACCTTGTATAAATTATATGCAACTATGAGTTAATCCCCAGTTCATCTCTATTAAGTCTCATTGATAAGAAAATAAGCTTAAGTGGAGCTGACCTCTAGCTCTCTCTTTTTGCAGGCTAAATCACACTTTTTTTACGTCTCCCCCTTGGGATTAAGCCTTTCATACCTCATATATGAGGTAAGCAAAGCCCAAATACGTTATGGGCAATTACCTCATTAAACATGGAAATTATCAGGAGAGACGACCAATGAACATTCGTCCATTACACGACCGAGTTATCGTTGAACGCAAAGAAGTTGAATCAAAGTCGGCTGGCGGCATCGTTTTAACTGGTTCTGCAGCAGAGAAATCAACTCGCGGTGTTGTACTAGCTGTTGGTAAAGGCCGTATCCTAGAGAACGGTTCAGTTCAGCCATTGGACGTAAAAGTTGGTGACACAGTGATCTTTGCTGAAGGCTACGGCACCAAGACTGAAAAAATTGACGGTAAAGAAGTGCTGATCATGTCTGAAAACGACATCATGGCAATTGTTGATTAATAAGCAATCGTTGAGTAATTTTTTGCTCGATTCGAAAACAACTCAAAAAACAGAATTTAGAAAGGAATAAAAGATGGCTGCTAAAGACGTTAAATTTGGTAACGACGCTCGCGTAAAAATGCTTGAAGGTGTAAACGTTCTAGCTGACGCAGTAAAAGTAACACTAGGCCCTAAAGGCCGTAACGTAGTTCTAGATAAATCTTTCGGTGCACCAACTATCACTAAAGATGGTGTATCTGTAGCGCGCGAAATCGAACTTGAAGACAAGTTCCAAAACATGGGCGCGCAAATGGTTAAAGAAGTAGCGTCTCAAGCAAACGACGCTGCGGGTGACGGTACAACAACAGCAACTGTACTTGCTCAATCTATCGTTAACGAAGGCCTAAAAGCCGTTGCTGCTGGTATGAACCCAATGGATCTTAAGCGTGGTATCGACAAAGCCGTCGTTGCTGCCGTTGAAGAGCTAAAAGCGCTTTCTGTTCCATGTGCAGATACTAAAGCTATCGCGCAGGTGGGTACTATCTCTGCTAACTCTGACGCTAGCGTAGGTAACATCATTGCTGAAGCAATGGAAAAAGTTGGTCGCGACGGTGTTATCACTGTTGAAGAAGGTCAAGCACTACAAGACGAGCTAGACGTGGTCGAAGGTATGCAGTTCGATCGTGGTTACCTGTCTCCTTACTTCATCAACAACCAAGAAGCCGGTTCTGTTGATCTAGAAAACCCATTCATTCTTCTAATCGATAAGAAAGTTTCAAACATCCGTGAACTTCTTCCGACGCTAGAAGCTGTTGCGAAAGCATCACGTCCTCTTCTAATCATTGCAGAAGATGTTGAAGGCGAAGCACTAGCAACACTGGTTGTGAACAACATGCGTGGCATCGTTAAAGTTGCAGCAGTTAAAGCACCTGGTTTTGGTGATCGTCGTAAAGCGATGCTTCAAGACATCGCTATCCTAACAGGTGGTACAGTAATCTCTGAAGAGATTGGTCTAGAGCTTGAGAAAGTCGTACTTGAAGACCTAGGTCAAGCGAAGCGCGTTTCAATCACAAAAGAAAACTCAACCATCATCGATGGTGCGGGTGAAGAAGCGATGATTCAAGGTCGCGTTGCTCAAATTCGTGGTCAAATTGAAGAGGCAACCTCAGACTACGACAAAGAGAAGCTTCAAGAGCGCGTAGCTAAGCTAGCTGGCGGTGTGGCAGTTATCAAGGTTGGTGCTGCTACTGAAGTTGAGATGAAAGAGAAGAAAGATCGTGTTGAAGATGCCCTTCACGCGACTCGCGCTGCTGTTGAAGAGGGCGTTGTTGCTGGCGGTGGTGTTGCTCTAATCCGTGCAGCTTCGAAAATCACAGAACTAGAAGGTGATAACGAAGAGCAGAACGTAGGTATTCGCGTTGCTCTACGTGCGATGGAAGCACCGATTCGTCAAATCACACGCAACGCGGGTGACGAAGAGTCAGTGGTGGCTAACCAAGTTAAACAAGGCGAAGGTAGCTACGGTTACAACGCTGCGACAGGTGAGTACGGCGATATGCTAGAGATGGGTATCCTAGACCCAACTAAAGTAACTCGTAGCGCTCTACAATTTGCAGCATCAGTTGCTGGTCTAATGATCACAACAGAAGCTATGGTCACTGATATGCCAGCTAAAGATGCTCCTGCAATGCCTGATATGGGCGGTATGGGTGGCATGGGCGGTATGCCAGGCATGATGTAATCCGACCAAACATCAAATAGAAAAAAGGCTCTCGTGATGGGAGCCTTTTCTGTATCTGTGGTATCGAAAATTTTGGATTAAGTGCTTTTAAGTGTGTTATGCCATTTCACGCAGTAGAGACAGTGTGGCCAGTATTTGGTTGCTCGTGCGATTGCGCGGCTTAAACTTGAGAACGACATGAGCCAAGAATTGAAAATGGCTCAAAGTGCGACACATTTTCTGCAGGGCCTGCCAGTCGGCTTCGCTGACAATCTCTTTCCATAGCGTCACAGCTTTAATCTTTTGCTTGTTGGTAAGGTGCTCTATACGACATAGATCCATCAGTAACAGAAAGATATCACGAGCTTTGAGTTGGGAGTTGGCGCTTAACACCGATTCTTCAAAATCGACTAAGGTAATATTTTGCTCTTCATCGACCAAAATATCGCGCATGGCTGGTCGGCCGTGCACGATGTCACGATTGTGCATCTCGCCAAACTGAGTAAATAGCGTGTTGAGCAACTCGCCTTTGAAATACTCTTTAGGGGCTCGATCGAGTGATACGCCAGCATTGGGTGTCACAAAAAAGTCATCACTATCGACTAGAATGTGCGGGACGTTGAGGCCTTCTTGATAAAGGTATTGAATCGTCGTTTTTTCGTGATTAAAGCGCACTTTGGTATCTAAAGCCGCATTGCTACGAAAATACGACAACGACTCAAATTTTGCGAGTTTAGTTGAGATTGCGCGAACCAAGTTAGACTTGTCTTCACCGCACACCTTGACCCAGTAAGTATTCTCTTCATGCGTGAGCTTGTACACTCCAGCGGTGCTCTCTTTCGCAATATTTTGTGCAGCCAGTTCAAGCAAAGTCATTACCCAGTTTTTCGCAACTAAACCGTAATTATATCAATTTCATTGAGTTGTGTGATGCACAATTGTTTCAATATGTACTAAATAAGCATAAAAAAACGAGGCATATCGCCTCGTTAGTGAATACATCTGGTTTAATTACAGAATGATATCGCGTACTTCTGGGTCTTTACGTTCTAGGTAGTGGGTAGACTTGATGCGACGAATTGTGCGGCAGCGACCACGAATCAATAGTGTTTCTGTTGTCGCAATATTGCCTTGGCGAGTAATGCCTTCTAATAGGTCACCTTTGGTGATACCCGTTGCGGCAAATACCACATTATCACTGCGAGCCATGTCTTCCATCTTAAGAACTTTGTGCGCTTCTACCCCCATCTCTTCACAACGACGTAGCTCAGCTGCGCCGTAGATGCGGTTCTCTTCACTGTCGCCTTTTACATCGTGACGAGGCAGTAGGCGACCGTGCATGTCACCGTCTAGTGCGCGAATTACCGCAGCAGAAACAACACCTTCAGGTGCGCCGCCGATGCAGTACATCATGTCTACTTCACTATCTGGCATACAAGTTAGAATAGAAGCTGCTACGTCACCATCTGGCACCGCAAATACACGAACGCCCATGGCTTGCATCTCTGCAATGACTTCATCATGGCGAGGCTTAGCCAGTGTCACGACAACCAATGTATCTACTGACTTACCTAGTGCTTTTGCTACGTTTTCGATGTTTTCTTTCAGTGGTTTGTGCAGGTCAATGCAGCCTTTCGCACCTGGCCCAACGACCAGTTTTTCCATGTACATATCTGGTGCTTTTAGGAAGCTACCCTTTTCACCAGCCGCCAATACAGCTAAGGCATTTGACTGGCCCATCGCCGTCATACGTGTGCCTTCAATTGGGTCAACTGCGATATCAACTGCGTCGCCACCCACACCGACTTGCTCACCAATGTATAGCATTGGTGCGTCATCAATTTCACCTTCACCGATAACAATCTCACCGCTGATATCGGTTTTGTTAAGCAGCGTGCGCATGACTTCTACAGCTGCGCCGTCAGCAGCGTTCTTATCGCCACGCCCTAACCATTTGTAACCAGCCAGTGCTGCACCTTCAGTAACACGTGAAAAGGCCATTGCTAAATCGCGTTTCATGATGACTCCAAGAGTAAAAAGGGGAAAGAATTTGGACGCGCAGATTCTAACACAGTCATGGTTAAACGTTTGCTTTTTTGCTTAATCGAGATCAAAAGTGCTGTAAATGACAGCATTAAGTCAAGGGTGGCTATTTTCTGTGCAAATGACACATTTTCTCAAGATAGCAGGTGTTTCTGTCTACAGGGCTAGGTAGAATGGGCTATACAGTGAAGATCACTTCATTCAAAACGGATAATTAAAGGTAGGCGACAATGTCTTTTGAAGTATTAGAGCAATTGGAAGCAAAAATCCAAACTGCAGTTGACACTATTACTCTTCTTCAGATGGAAGTAGAAGAGCTGAAAGGTGAAAAATCACAGCTAGAGTCAGAAGCGACAGAACTGCGCTCTGGTCGTGAAGAGCTAGAGGGTAAAGTTCAACAGATGCAACAAGAGCATCAAGCGTGGCAAGAGCGCATTCGTGGTCTGCTAGGCAAAATGGATGAAGTAGAGTAATCCACACCGAATATAGAAAGAGCTGACCATGGTCAGCTCTTTTGCTATCTGGGTATGCGGTTATGGCTGCGGACGAACACCGAGTGTGTGGCAAAGAGCGTAGGTCATCTCTGCGCGGTTCAGTGTGTAGAAGTGGAAGTCTTTGACGCCTTCTCGACTCAAGATGCGCACCATATCGATGGCTTGACTGGCTCCCACAAGTTGACGAGTCGTTGCATCATCCTCTAACCCTTCAAACTGCTTTGCCATCCAGCCAGGAACCTTAACGTTGTTTTGCGCAGCAAAGCGTGAAGCTTGTTTAAAGTTCGATACTGGAAGAATACCCGGCACAATCTCCACATCGATGCCAGCAGCCACGCAGCGATCACGAAAGCGCAGGTAACTTTCAACGTCAAAGAAAAACTGGGTAATAGCACGGTTAGCACCCGCATCAACCTTACGTTTTAGGTTGAGTAGGTCTGCTTGGGCACTTTTCGCTTCTGGATGCACTTCAGGGAACGCAGCAACCGAGATATCGAAGTCGTGACGGTTTTTTAGTAGCTCGACAAGATCGGATGCATACATGTCAGGTTTTCCACCACCTGGGGGAATATCACCACGAAGAGCCACGATGCTTTCGATACCATTGTGCCAATAGTCATCAGCAATCTGGATAAGCTCTTCGCGTGATGCATCAATACAGGTTAGGTGAGGGGCCGCGATAATCCCTGTTTCTGATTTAATCTCTTTGATGATGGAGTGGGTGCGGTCACGCTCTCCAGAATTGGCTCCGTAGGTGACTGAAACAAACTTAGGCTTAAGCGTTTTTAGACGATGCACGGAATTCCACAGGGTCTCTTCCATTTTTTCGCTGCTTGGTGGAAAAAACTCAAAAGAAACATTGATGTTATCTTCTGATAACTCAGCGATATTTTGGTTTAGCGCATCAATATGGCTTGCGTGTGTGTAACCCATGTCATTCTCCCTGTGGTGATGAGGTTCACCAAAAATTCCAATCCTGAAACTGACGTTTAGACGTCTATATGTCCACAGGATGTAATGAAAGCAGATTAATGTCAATGCTATCGATTATGAAATTTCTTCATGTACAGAATGAGGTAGATTGAAGTTAGAAAAAAGGCTAACTCAATCGTTAGCCTGATTCGTTTTACAGTCGTCCTGCCAGCAGGTTAAGGTCCGACTGCAGTGCCCCAGCGGTGACTTCACGACCAGCCCCAGGGCCACGGATCACCAATGGGTTATCCTTGTACCATTTGCTCTCAATCGCAAAGATGTTGTCGCATGGCAATAGGTTCGCTAGCGCGTGCTCTTTATTCAAGGCCTCGACTCCAACGGTGGCTTTTCCATTTTTCTCTAGTCGTGCAACATAGCGCAGCACCTTGTCCTCTCGCTGTGCTTTCTCTAATCGCTCTGCAAGTGCTTCACTGAGAACGATGCCGTTGTCGAAGAAACCGTCGAGTGTCATCTCACGCAGTGCCTCTGGCACCAGAGACTCAACTTTGACCTTTTCCGGCTCGATGAACAAACCTGATTCTCGAGCCAAAATGACCAGCTTACGCATGACGTCCGAACCATCAAGATCGGCTCTAGGGTCTGGCTCTGTTAGCCCTTGCTGCCATGCAAGATCGACGAGCTCACTAAATGGAATGGAGCCGTCATATTGTTGGAACAACCAAGATAGCGTGCCTGAGAAAATTCCTGACAGCGCGACAATCTCATCCCCACTTTCACGCAAGTCTCGAACGGTATGATTGATCGGCAACCCAGCACCTACAGTGGCGTTATATAGCCAGTGACGGTTAATCTTCGCGAAGGCGTCTTGGACTTGATGGTAATACTCGCTCGATGCAGAGCCCGCGACTTTGTTTGCCGATATCAGGTGCATGCCTTGCTGAGCAATATCCAGATATTGTTCAGCTAACTGTGCGCTGGCGGTGACATCGAGCACGACGAGATCATCATAGTCTTGTAGAGCACCGAGCTGCTCAATCCAACTTTTACCGTCATGCGAAACAGACTCATCATCAAAGCAAGATTCAATGGTCGTAGGATCGATACCTTGCGGGTTAAACCAATAAGTTTGACTATCGATGACCGCCACCAGCTCAAAATTCATGTTGTGACGCTTTTCGAGCTCCTCTTTTTGGGTTGCAAAGAGGCTTAGCCAGCTTGAACCAATGTTGCCTTTACCACACAGTGCGATGGCAACGCGTTTTTGTGCTTGGAACAGTTGTGAGTGCAGCTGGCTCACGAGCGGCTCAACGTCGAGTTTGCGCGTGACAGCGACCAAACTTAGTCCAGATTCTGATTCGGTAATAAACTCAATCGCTGAGCTTTTTAGCTGCTGGTAGAAACCAAAGCAGTGATTTGGGTTCTTGCTAACGCCTGCGCCGACGGCTGCGAGCAGTGAATAGCCCTCTTTGAGCTTGATCTCTGCTTCAATGGCGGCATCTTGCAAGAAGGCGAGTGCGCCATTGGCGATCTCTTGAGTGTAAGCCAGTCTGAGTACGTGTTGGTCTGGTTGGGCATCATAGGCAAGCGGCTCTAGCTGAGCTTGCTTAAGCTTTTTCAGTACCTCTTGCTGCGCTCGTAAGTAGTCATGGCGATGGGAGAAACCAAGTTGGATCAGTAACACGTCATCAAGAGAGGTGATGATCTTTGCTCCGCGACCAGACGCCAAAACTCGTTCGATACGCGTTGAGCCGGTTTCTGGCTCGTAGCTACAGCGCAGATGCAAATCCATGGCGCTTTGCGCGACAGGTTGAAGAGTGCGGCTGTGTAATACCGGTGCCGCCAGGCGAGCAAGTTCGCTTGCTTCATCTAGGCGCAGCAGAGGCAATAAACATGCGTCAGCGACGATGCGAGGGTCTGCGCTATACACACCAGCAACATCACTCCAGATGGTCACACGCGAGACTTCCGCGAGTGCGCCAATGATGGTTGCTGAGTAGTCAGAGCCATTGCGCCCAAGTAAAACAGTTTCACCTTGTTGGTTTTGTGCCATAAAACCAGTAAAGACGATTCGGTATTGGCTGTGTTGTGCAAGCAGCTCTTTAAGAAGCGGATAGGAAGCGCCTCTATCGACTTCTGGTTGTGTGCCGAGCTCTGCACGCAGGAACTGTCTGGAATCCTGTTCAATCGCATTAAGTCCTTTCTCATTGAGCAGATTCGCTAACAGCCTTGCTGACCACATTTCACCGTGACCGAGTACCATAGCACGCGTTTGACCACTCACCGGGTATGCAATCTCTCCCAAAGCACTGAATTCCGTGATGAGATTATCCAGCAGACGAGCCTTGGTTTCTGGTTGGTTGATCAGGCTCTCGACCAATTCAATTTGAAATTGACGCAGCTCTTGCAAGGTTTCATGTGCAAGACGCCCATCACGTTCGAGGTTATCAAGGAACTCGATTAGGCGGTTGGTGGTTTTACCTGCAGCAGAAACAACAATCAGGTCGTTGCTGTTGGAGTAGTCTTTGAGAATGTTCACTACTCGGCGGTAGCACTCAGGGTTCGCTAAGCTGCTGCCCCCAAATTTGTGCAGTTGACGTGGGTGAGTCATCTTAAAATGCCTCCTTGGCTTGAGCGAAAGCTTGCTGAAGGTCTTCGATAAGGTCTTGACTATCTTCTAACCCGACAGAAAGACGCAAAAGGTGCTGAGTCACCCCCGCTTCTGCGAGTGCTTCCTCTCCCATCGCGCGATGGGTCATGGATGCAGGGTGACAGATTAAGCTCTCAACGCCACCAAGTGATTCAGCAAGCGAGAACAGCTCGAGCTTGCCAACAAAGAATTTGAGTTGTTCAAATGATCCAGCAAACTCAAAACTCAGCATAGACCCAAAGCCCGATTGCTGTTTTTTGGCTATCTCATGACCTGGATGGCTTAGCAGGCTAGGGTGGTAAACTTTACTGACTAGAGGCTCTTCAACCAAGAAGTTCAATATCTGTTGTGAGCTCTCTTCATGCACACGCATGCGAGCGCCGAGTGTACGAATGCCGCGCAGCGTCATGTAGCTGTCAAACGGCGTTCCAGTTGCTCCAATACAGTTACCCCACCAAGCAAGCTCTTCGGCATGTTCTTCTGTTTTCGTGATCACCACGCCGCCAATCACATCGGAGTGGCCATTAATGTACTTAGTGGTTGAATGAATCACAAAGTCTGCGCCGAGCTCTA comes from the Vibrio astriarenae genome and includes:
- a CDS encoding DUF3135 domain-containing protein, which produces MTTESAHYQQLPSFDELVLLAKDNPEAFDELKANMCNACIESASPDMQPRLRAQQSHIDLVISQSKNPIHANVLLRKELLCQFQKFREALCGEYEEVKEAEVVQFRPKNEEWR
- a CDS encoding co-chaperone GroES — protein: MNIRPLHDRVIVERKEVESKSAGGIVLTGSAAEKSTRGVVLAVGKGRILENGSVQPLDVKVGDTVIFAEGYGTKTEKIDGKEVLIMSENDIMAIVD
- the groL gene encoding chaperonin GroEL (60 kDa chaperone family; promotes refolding of misfolded polypeptides especially under stressful conditions; forms two stacked rings of heptamers to form a barrel-shaped 14mer; ends can be capped by GroES; misfolded proteins enter the barrel where they are refolded when GroES binds); protein product: MAAKDVKFGNDARVKMLEGVNVLADAVKVTLGPKGRNVVLDKSFGAPTITKDGVSVAREIELEDKFQNMGAQMVKEVASQANDAAGDGTTTATVLAQSIVNEGLKAVAAGMNPMDLKRGIDKAVVAAVEELKALSVPCADTKAIAQVGTISANSDASVGNIIAEAMEKVGRDGVITVEEGQALQDELDVVEGMQFDRGYLSPYFINNQEAGSVDLENPFILLIDKKVSNIRELLPTLEAVAKASRPLLIIAEDVEGEALATLVVNNMRGIVKVAAVKAPGFGDRRKAMLQDIAILTGGTVISEEIGLELEKVVLEDLGQAKRVSITKENSTIIDGAGEEAMIQGRVAQIRGQIEEATSDYDKEKLQERVAKLAGGVAVIKVGAATEVEMKEKKDRVEDALHATRAAVEEGVVAGGGVALIRAASKITELEGDNEEQNVGIRVALRAMEAPIRQITRNAGDEESVVANQVKQGEGSYGYNAATGEYGDMLEMGILDPTKVTRSALQFAASVAGLMITTEAMVTDMPAKDAPAMPDMGGMGGMGGMPGMM
- the glpX gene encoding class II fructose-bisphosphatase, coding for MKRDLAMAFSRVTEGAALAGYKWLGRGDKNAADGAAVEVMRTLLNKTDISGEIVIGEGEIDDAPMLYIGEQVGVGGDAVDIAVDPIEGTRMTAMGQSNALAVLAAGEKGSFLKAPDMYMEKLVVGPGAKGCIDLHKPLKENIENVAKALGKSVDTLVVVTLAKPRHDEVIAEMQAMGVRVFAVPDGDVAASILTCMPDSEVDMMYCIGGAPEGVVSAAVIRALDGDMHGRLLPRHDVKGDSEENRIYGAAELRRCEEMGVEAHKVLKMEDMARSDNVVFAATGITKGDLLEGITRQGNIATTETLLIRGRCRTIRRIKSTHYLERKDPEVRDIIL
- the zapB gene encoding cell division protein ZapB, coding for MSFEVLEQLEAKIQTAVDTITLLQMEVEELKGEKSQLESEATELRSGREELEGKVQQMQQEHQAWQERIRGLLGKMDEVE
- the metF gene encoding methylenetetrahydrofolate reductase — protein: MGYTHASHIDALNQNIAELSEDNINVSFEFFPPSSEKMEETLWNSVHRLKTLKPKFVSVTYGANSGERDRTHSIIKEIKSETGIIAAPHLTCIDASREELIQIADDYWHNGIESIVALRGDIPPGGGKPDMYASDLVELLKNRHDFDISVAAFPEVHPEAKSAQADLLNLKRKVDAGANRAITQFFFDVESYLRFRDRCVAAGIDVEIVPGILPVSNFKQASRFAAQNNVKVPGWMAKQFEGLEDDATTRQLVGASQAIDMVRILSREGVKDFHFYTLNRAEMTYALCHTLGVRPQP
- a CDS encoding bifunctional aspartate kinase/homoserine dehydrogenase II is translated as MTHPRQLHKFGGSSLANPECYRRVVNILKDYSNSNDLIVVSAAGKTTNRLIEFLDNLERDGRLAHETLQELRQFQIELVESLINQPETKARLLDNLITEFSALGEIAYPVSGQTRAMVLGHGEMWSARLLANLLNEKGLNAIEQDSRQFLRAELGTQPEVDRGASYPLLKELLAQHSQYRIVFTGFMAQNQQGETVLLGRNGSDYSATIIGALAEVSRVTIWSDVAGVYSADPRIVADACLLPLLRLDEASELARLAAPVLHSRTLQPVAQSAMDLHLRCSYEPETGSTRIERVLASGRGAKIITSLDDVLLIQLGFSHRHDYLRAQQEVLKKLKQAQLEPLAYDAQPDQHVLRLAYTQEIANGALAFLQDAAIEAEIKLKEGYSLLAAVGAGVSKNPNHCFGFYQQLKSSAIEFITESESGLSLVAVTRKLDVEPLVSQLHSQLFQAQKRVAIALCGKGNIGSSWLSLFATQKEELEKRHNMNFELVAVIDSQTYWFNPQGIDPTTIESCFDDESVSHDGKSWIEQLGALQDYDDLVVLDVTASAQLAEQYLDIAQQGMHLISANKVAGSASSEYYHQVQDAFAKINRHWLYNATVGAGLPINHTVRDLRESGDEIVALSGIFSGTLSWLFQQYDGSIPFSELVDLAWQQGLTEPDPRADLDGSDVMRKLVILARESGLFIEPEKVKVESLVPEALREMTLDGFFDNGIVLSEALAERLEKAQREDKVLRYVARLEKNGKATVGVEALNKEHALANLLPCDNIFAIESKWYKDNPLVIRGPGAGREVTAGALQSDLNLLAGRL
- a CDS encoding O-succinylhomoserine (thiol)-lyase; the encoded protein is MSARKPATIAVRTGIESDTQYHAVVPPIYLSTNYGFPAFGEVPNYDYTRSGNPNRGLLEQALFELESGKGAVVTNCGTSALNLWVSAFLGPDDLIVAPHDCYGGTYRLFNTRARKGDFKVQFVDQTDEQALNAALAKKPKLILLETPSNPLVRVVDINAICTKAKEVGALVAVDNTFLTPVYQKPLELGADFVIHSTTKYINGHSDVIGGVVITKTEEHAEELAWWGNCIGATGTPFDSYMTLRGIRTLGARMRVHEESSQQILNFLVEEPLVSKVYHPSLLSHPGHEIAKKQQSGFGSMLSFEFAGSFEQLKFFVGKLELFSLAESLGGVESLICHPASMTHRAMGEEALAEAGVTQHLLRLSVGLEDSQDLIEDLQQAFAQAKEAF